In Oncorhynchus tshawytscha isolate Ot180627B linkage group LG01, Otsh_v2.0, whole genome shotgun sequence, the genomic stretch GTCCAGGCGTTGGTCTTGCCCTGCTTGTCCAGCCGAGCGTAGTGTGGTTGCCAGGTGAACGCCTCAATGCCCCAGGTGCGGTAGACGCTGGAGGCCGAGATCTGGCGGTCGGAGAGCAGGCGCGACTTCATGCCCAGGGGTTCGGAGCAACCTGCCGTGTTTGAATACACTGTGAAGTGAGACCACAAGCAgcgggagggaaaagagagagagagagaagtatgatAGACAAGAGACGGACAGGAAAGGCCCAAGCCAGCCGGTGAACAGCACACTGAAAGCACATGGATGACGACAGCCAGTAATGACCAGAGGTGGACGGAGTAGTGAGAACACATAGCCGTACGGTACAGACATACGGACATAAGGAATACAGAGTTCTTCCACGCTGGCTCTCTGATGATAGAATGCAATTGTTCTTGGGAGCTTTTTGGCGGTCATTTAAAATGCTACATTTTCAAACCGAGTTGGCCGAACTTTGTACAGCCCACGTTATGACTTTGAAGGGTTTCCTGAACTCGGTCCTGGTTTTTGTCCTAGAAATACACAGCcgactcaaataatcaaagcttgatgacaAGTTGGTAATTTGATTCCGCTGTGTAGTGCTGATTTCGCTGTGTAGTGCTGATTTCGCTGTGTAGTGCTGATTTAGCTGTGTAGTGCTGATTtagctgtgtagtgctgggggGGAAAAGGAAATGTTCACCCCTTGGAATCCCCAGGACAGAGTTTGGAAAATGctggagtggagagagacagagagatggacaacATATGGCAGCCAACTAGTGGAGCATGTAGGTTAGTTGGACTGAGACATACATCTACAGCAGTATCAGTACTGTGTAGGTTAGTTGGACTGAGACGCAGTGAGCCGTACATCCACATCTACAGCAGTATCAGTACCGTGTAGGTTAGTTGGACTGAGACGCAGCGAGTCGTACATCCACAGCAGTATCAGTACCGTGTAGGTTAGTTGGACTGTGACGCAGTGAGTCGTACATCTACAGCAGTATCAGTACCGTGTAGGTTAGTTGGACTGAGACACTGAGTTGTACATCTACAGCAGTATCAGTACCGTGTAGGTTAGATGGACTGAGTCGTACATCCACATCTACAGCAGTATCAGTACCGTGTAGGTTAGTTGGACTGTGACGCAGTGAGTCGTACATTTACAGCAGTATCAGTACCGTGTAGGTTAGATGGACTGAGTCGTACATCCACATCTACAGCAGTATCAGTACCGTGTAGGTTTGTTGGACTGAGACGCAGTGAGTCGTACACTTCACTTCGTCAGTGTGTTACAGGACGTTTGTAAGGTGCATGTGTGGTGAGTGTAGTACGAGGTACACGTGGAATCATCATAACCAATAACAAAACTGCATAGCATGCGTTGACAGAGTCAAAGATGGACATTTCTGACCACTTTTAAAACACACATTTTCCCCCCCAGTAAATTAAACCAAGCCAGACAACCCATGGCATCAGGATACAACCAAGCCAGACAACCCATGGCATCAGGATACAACCAAGCCAGACAACCCATGGCATCAGGATACAACCAAGCCAGACAACCCATGGCATCAGGATACAACCAAGCCAGACAACCCATGGCATCAGGATACAACCAAGCCAGACAACCCATGGCATCAGGATACAACCAAGCCAGACAACCCATGGCATCAGGATACAACCAAGCCAGATAACCCATGGCATCAGGATACAACCAAGCCAGACAACCCATGGCATCAGGATACAACCAAGCCAGACAACCCATGGCATCAGGATACAACCAAGCCAGACAACCCATGGCATCAGGATACAACCAAGCCAGACAACCCATGGCATCAGGATACAACCAAGCCAGATAACCCATGGCATCAGGATACAACCAAGCCAGATAACCCATGGCATCAGGATACAACCAAGCCAGATAACCCATGGCATCAGGATACAACCAAGCCAGATAACCCATGGCATCAGGATACAACCAAGCCAGATAACCCATGGCATCATGATAAATGCTGCAGAGGACAAAGGCAGTCCAAAATCTCGCTAGCTCTACTAGCGTGGATACAAGGTTGTGATGATCAATATGACTTGGTTACaatccacccccccaaaaaaggtgTTTACACGATAGATGTCGTTGCCAATGTTTCCCCCGCAAAAATGTCCATATGTTGTTGATAAATCACTTTTTCAACCAGACAGGACTGATGCAAAGTGGGCAGTATGTATGAGTATCTGGGTAGGTACTGAGTCAGACTGGATCAGACTGATTTCCCACAGTATCATTTCAAGTCAGACCTCAACCAAAAACCTTCTGGTAAAATGCAAAACCCTCTGTACCATAGAACCATCTGACACATTGAAACCAAACCCAATTCTGTTTGAGTTTGTTAACATTGTTATCGGAGTGTCCGCGAGCGCGCGCacgtctgagtgtgtgtgtgagagcgcgcGTGTGTGTAAAGTAAGCATGCACATCTGTGTGTTTACCATTGAGCTCACAGCCCACCAGCTCAAAGCGCAGGGTGCAGGCCTTGCGACAGACCACGGGGATGATGCGGAAGTACTGGCTGATAATTGGAGGGTCAAACAGGTTGGTCTTGGTGCTGTCGTTGTCCACGTTCCCCACAAACACCTGGAGAAGTAGAAGAAATGAACAATATTATACTTGATCAAGTGACTTAGTCATGCATGCATTCATTTTTCATACGGGTGGCCCCGGCGTGATACTGTAGAAGGCagagttcaccaacccaaacaaATCTATGCCTTTTTCATATCCAGggaaatggcaccccattccctgaATAGAATGTATAAACTATTCCCCTTAAACTatactctggacctcgaagccagttccattgCATTATTTCATTGttccccctctaatcagggactgacttagacctgggataccaggtgggtgcaattaataatcaggtagaacagaaacccagcaggctccggacctcgtagggtcagagttcaAGACCCCTGCCCTAGACCCTAAATAGAACACTCAATACATGCACTATATGTAGAAGATGGTGCAAATGCAGAAATCTGCCatagtgtgtgtgtactcagAGGATGAGAGTGTTTTCACTGACAGTGTCCTTCGTCTGTCTGTCCAGGCGGTACATAGTGTAGGTCCTTCCGTCTAGACTGGACGCCACCTTAAAAGCCTTGATGAACTCTGCTGACCCCATGCGGCTGGCGCCCTGCGTCACGATGCCCGTGAAACGCATCTTCCTCTGCATGTTAATCTGCACAAAGGACAAACACACAGGGTTAACTGTCAGATCTATCACTATACACTAGTCAACATTATATACTAGTCAACATGGTTAACTATCAGATCTATCACTATATACTAGTCAACATTATATACTAGTCATCACTATATACTAGTCAACATGGTTTACAGTCAGATCTATCACTATATACTAGTCAACATTATATACTAGTCATCATGGTTTACAGTCAGATCTATCACTATATACTAGTCAACATTATATACTAGTCATCACTATATACTAGTCAACATGGTTTACTGTCAGATCTATCACTATATACTAGTCATCACTATATACTAGTCAACATGGTTTACTGTCAGATCTATCACTATATACTAGTCAACATTATATACTAGTCATCACTATATACTAGTCAACATGGTTTACTGTCAGATCTATCACTATATACTAGTCAACATTATATACTAGTCATCACTATATACTAGTCAACATGGTTTACAGTCAGATCTATCACTATATACTAGTCAATATTATATACTAGTCATCACTATATACTAGTCAACACTATATACTAGTCAACACTATATACTAGTCAACACTATATACTAGTCAACACTATATACTAGTCAACACTATATACTAGTCAACACTATATACTAGTCAACATGGTTAACTATCAGATCTATCACTATATACTAGTCAACATTATATACTAGTCATCACTATATACTAGTCAACATGGTTTACTGTCAGATCTATCACTATATACTAGTGAACATGGTTAACTGTCAGATCTATCACTATATACTAGTGAACATGGTTTACTGTCAGATCactatatacacagttgaagtcggaagtttacatacacttaggttggagtcataaaaactcgtttttcaaccactccacaaatttcttgttaacaaactatagttttcgcgcctgacacaagtagtttttctaacaattgtttacagattatttcactctatcacaattccagtgggtcagaagtttacatacactaagttgactgtgcctttaaacagcttggaaaattccagaaaatgatgtcatggctttagaagcttctgataaatcATGTCAATTGGAGGTATTGACTCAAaggtcaaggcctaccttcaaacccagtgcctctttgcttggaaaaatcaaaagaaatcagccaagacctcaaaaaaatatatattgtagacctccacaagtctggttcatccttgggaggaatatccaaacacctgaaggtaccacgttcatctgtacaaacaatagtacgcaagtataaacaccatgggaccacacagccatcataccgcccaggaaggagacgcattctgtctactagagatgaatgtacttttgtgcgaaaagtgcaaatcaatcccagaacagcagcaaaggaccttgtgaagatgctggagaaaacaggtacaaaagtatctatatcgacagtaaaacgtgtcctatgtcgacataacctgaaaggcagctcagtaaggaagaagccactgctccaaaaacaccatgaaaaagccagactacagtttgcaactgcacatggggacaaagaccctactttttggagaaatgtcctctggtctgatgaaacaaaaatggaactgtttggccataatgaccatcgttatgtttggagaaaaagggggaggcttgcaagccgacgaacagcatcccaaccgtgaagcatgggggtggcagcatcacgttgtgggggtgctttgctgcaggagggactggtgcacttcacaaaatagaaggcatcatgaggcaggaaaattgtttggatatattgaagcaacatctcaagacatcagtcaggaagttaaagcttggtcgcaaatgggtcttccaaatggacaatgaccccaggcatacttccaaagttgtggcaaaatggcttaaggacaaagtcaaggtattggtgtggcatcaaagccctgacctcaatcctatagaaaatgtgtgggcagaactgaaaaagcatgtgcgagcaaggaggcctataaataacctgactcagttacaccagctctgtcaggaggaatgggccaaaattcacccaaattattgtgggaagattgtgaaaggctacccgaaacgtttgaaccaagttaaacaatttaaaaggtaatgctaccaaatactaattgagtgtatgtacacttctgaccccactgggaatgtgaagaaataaataaaagctgaaataaattattctctctactattattctgacatttcacattcttaaaataaagtggtgatctaactgacattagacagggaatttttactaggattaaaatgtcaggaatgatgaaaaactgagtttaaatgtatttggctgtacTAGTCAACATGGTTTACAGTCAGATGTGCTACCATATACTAGTCAACATTAATGAAGATAATGTTTCGAATGACTGATCCTAGAGAGTCATGAAACTTTCACTGCACACAGTGGGGAATGACATCATTCAATCTATGTAAAAAAGGGCAAGAAATGTGACAAGGTCAACCACATTCATCAATGCAATGAGTCTCAGAGAATAAAAAACCTTTTACATTTGTCAGAATTAAAAAGTATGTCCAAGTCTTATCTGCACTGATATGGAAACAAACAGACCGGTGGAAGTTATTGCCTTGTAGGCAGCCACAATATATTGCTTTGACCTATCCTCCATAGTGTCTCTTCCTTGCCCTGCTAGACTAGATCAGTAGATAAGGGAGAGATACCCTGCTAGACTAGATCAGTAGATAAGGGAGAGATACCCTGCTAGACTAGAACAGTAGATAAGGGAGAGATACTTTACTATGGAGATATCCTGCTAGACTAGATCAGGATCATGTTCATTAGGAACTGCACCAGATTATTATCACAATTTGCAAATCAGAGAAAAAGCCTTTCTCATTATACAACACCAGGTAGTCTCTTGGCTTTAGTCAGTTTTCTGTTTTTATGCTTAAAGAACACGAGCCAGACAGTGGTATTGGAACCTGACTGTTGTACTGTACTGACCTCGATCCAGGGGTTCCTGTCATAGGAGGCTGAGGTCCAGGCGTTAACCAGGCCCTTGTTGTTGAGGCGTGCCAGCTCAGACCCCCAGCGCTGCAGGCCCAGGAATCCGTAGTGCACCGACGAGGCCGAGATCTGAGACTCAGCAATGCCTCCGCCCTCCATTCCCAACAGAGAGATACAACCTGAGTgacggacagacacagacagacagacacagacacagacagacacactcagatgCAATAGAAAGAGAAACTACAGGTAACATATACTTAagatagtctggtttattattttatacagtatGGACACATACACGCCCCACAAAATCAGGCAGACTGCTTCCAGCCCATGCGTAGTCCACTGACTGAACTACAGTAGCTCCTACCGCTGTCCCACACAGCCATAATTCAGGCTGACAGACAAAAATATTGACCATCTAAAGCATCCCAACTCTTTTCCTTAAGAATGTCAATTTAACTTAAAATTAAAATGAAAACCTAGGCCAGTTTTGGACGGTCCCCCAAATTACATTAACTACCTTACATGAATGTATTTCTTAATCACATTCAGGCTAATGCATTTTATTGCACTTAGAAATAACATGGCAGATTGCAGCTAATAGAGAACcagtgtgtgcgcgtgtgagaTAGAGAATGGTACTCACGCAGTTGGCAGTGCTTGCCCACGTAGGGGGACGGACAGCGGCAGTTGAAGTCTCCATTCAGGTCCCTACAGGAGCCACCGTTTTGGCACGGCTGGTTGGCACAGTCATTCACATCTGGAGAGAGACATCATGATCACTATCAGGCACTGGAATTCCATATGTACAATCAACAGAACAGAATAAAGTATGAGTAAGAAAAGGACAGAATAAGTACTCCTATTCCAACATACGCTTTTCCTGAatctaaaatgtatatatatttttttagttatttaacctttatttaactaggcaagtcagttgagaacacattcttatttacattgacggcctaccaaaccctaacgatgctgggacaattgtgcgccgccctatgggactcccaatcatggccggttttgatacagcctggaatcgaaccagggtctgttgtgacgtttcaagcactgagatgcagtcgttagatggagaaaaaaaaaaaaaaaatgttctaaACATGATAAATGTATTAATAAAAGCAAAGACCTATCTGAACAACAGCCAAATTGGCTCAGATGAGCAGTAGTGTGGTCCAAATCTCTGTAACTCCCTGAAATACCCCTAGATGGCACGCTTTCCAACAGTATACAACCGGAAGTGTATGTTTTAGAGAGGGCGCTTGGCAACCGGCTGCACCCTAGGAGGACAGCATGTATTCAGAAAAATGGAATGAGAACACACACTTTTTAATCTCTCGCCCGCAAGATTTGATTAAACTTCCTTTGAACACAGCTCTAgattgacagtgtgtgtgtccccccgATATGGTAGCATATTCcccatgggctctggtcaaaagtagtgcactacatagcaccctattccccatagagctctggtcaacagtagtgcactacatagcaccctattccccatagggctctggtcaacagtagtgcactacatagcaccctattccccatagggctctggtcaacagtagtgcactacatagcaccctattccccatagggctctggtcaacagtagtgcactacattagcaCCCTatttcccatagggctctggtcaacagtagtgcactacatatggagcCGTTTCAGACAACATGTTTACCATATCTGTGTAGAATATGACCCAAATCTCCCTAGTAGCCATCAGTGAAGAGTGTGATTCTGTGCCAGGCAGGCACCCACGAGTGAGTGAGGCACACACAGAGGGTCACACACAGCCTCaattttgccggaccccaggaagtgtagctgctgccataatggggatccataataaatacacacTGTTACTCATAACCAGTGGTGAAAAAAGTTGCCATACcggagtaaaagtatagatatctgaatagaaaatgactcaagtaaaagtgaaagtcacccagtaaaatactacttgagtaaacgtCGAAAAGTGTCTGGTTTAATACGTATTTAAGTACAGTCGTGGAAAAAGTACGCAATTGTCATGCTTGGTTTGCTTATAAAcccaacaaaaaaaagaaacatcctcactCTCAACTTAACACATGTAAATATCTGTATGAACATATGATTcagcaactgagacataaactgaacaagttccacagacatgtgactaacagaaattgaataatgtgtccctgaacaaatggggggggcaaaatcaaaaggtaacagtcagtatctgatgtggccaccaaCTGCATTAAGTTCTGCAGTGCATAtcctcatgaactgcaccagattttttggttcttgctgtgagatgttaccccagtcttccaaggcacatgcaagttcctggacatttctggggggggaatggccctagccctcaccctccaatccaggtcccagacatgcgcaatgggattgagatccgggctcttcgctggccatggcagaacacggacattcctgtcttgcaggaaatcacgcacagaacgagcagtatggctggtggcattgtcatgcaggagggtcatgtcaggatgagcctgcaggaagtgtaccacatgagggaggaggatgtcttccctgtaacgcacagcattgagattgcctgcaatgacaaccagCTCactccgatgatgctgtgacacaccaccccagaccctccaactcgatcccgctccagagtacaggcctcggtgtaacagtcattcctttgacgataaacgtgaatccaaaCATCACCTCTGgcgagacaaaaccgcgactcgccaGTGTCAgtgtttgggtgtcagggaaaatgtatgggaggaatgtagtggagtaaaacatggtggtgttcgcctTTTAAAGACCTACTGAATTACAGTCATTATTGAAAAAGATCGTAATAATACCGCACATCTCTAAATAggactacttaatgttagatacctcacttccaaggcagtcatagttcaagcctgatgaatttactgtgtttaataaggcctctcctcctggttacactagtgaccatatcccctcgctcatcccgcaaaggcagaggtgttgctaacatttcaCAGCTAATTTCAATAGAAGTCCACAGACACTCCAAAAGTGTTTGAGTCATCATTGACTCTGTGATtagtccaacatgtctctggacttACTAATTGCCACAATCATACCCTGGCTCTAGTTTTGTCCCACAGAATAGATATTGTAGATCGAAATAATTTACCTCAGAATCCTGCACGATCGGACCACCATCTCAGTACGTTTGCAAACAAATAATTTGCGCACACCCAAACCAAGGATTCAAAAGGTGCGCTATAAATTCTGACAATAGAAAGACTCCTAGATGTCCTTTcggactccctccacctacccaaggagtacaaaaatcagttcaTGTTGCATAAAAACgttaaaaacaacaaaaatgtaacaAGAAAAtcgctccctggtatacagaagacacccgagccctgaagcaagctccCAGACAATAGTCACAAGAAaatagctccctggtatacagaaaatacctgagccctgaagcaagctccCAGACAATAGTCACAAGAAaatagctccctggtatacagaaagaCATCTTTCCATCaacgagccctgaagcaagctccCAGACAATAGTCAAAGAAAATAGCTCCCTGGTTTTTActaattttgttgttgttagccCTGAAGCAAGCTCCCAGACAATAGTCACAAGAAaatagctccctggtatacagaagacaccCGATAAACACGGTGCTAAGATATCAGATAGCTAGCTACGTTGGATATTTTAGCTCCTAACGTTAGCTTGTTATAATTTTGAACATGCACTATCTTTCCATCAACGAGCCATCTGACTTGCAGTGTAACGTTGAGTTTTAAGACTAAAGGACTTAAATTGACCCagttttttctaattttgttgttgttatgtagtgAGATTGTTTTTACCAAAGTCAAATGTATTGTTTGATTTGAAAATGATAGAGGAGCACAGGTCTATTCCTTTAGTGTTACGGAGGTCTATTCCTTTAGTGTTACGGAGGTCTATTCCTTTAGTGTTACGGAGGTCTATTCCTTTAGTGTTATGGAGGTCCCTGAGTCATGGCTTGCTTATGTGATCCTATGCTCGCTGATAACAGGTTAAACTGGCCATCTGTATTTAAAACGGGGAAATCTGGGATTTGTACATTCATTTTGTGACTTGTAAAATTCATGATATAAAGccatatattcttcaagaatcaaactTATAAATTCCTCATGAGCTTATTAGATCAACAGAGTGTGCTCAATTCTCCAacaccatccctcagctgttgaCCAAAACAAAATGACAGGGACAGTGCTTTATCCAATCCCAACAGTTCCAGGTCTGACAAGTTCCTGGCATGGGGGCACAGCTAGGGGGTGTCCCACTGGTAGTATGCACAGCCAAGTCTAGCCACACAACCGCCAAATTAAAGTATATGAAGTTGTAATTTGCTTTGTGAAAGCCTTTTGGGTACTGACAAAAGACCTCAGAGGACCAAAAAGAAAGTCCTAGAATAGCCCTGGCTCCAGACTTTGCCCGACCGTGGTGTGAGGCCATGTGTTTTGCGTTATGACTGAGGGTTTTAAAAAATGTCCTAAAACTAAAACATTGAGATTTGACAGTATATTGTAGGTCACAGAGATCCTATAATTCAGGGTTACAGGGTTCTATAAGTAATTATATGACCGTAATATTGTGGGTGGTCCGACCATAGACAACACTGTGTGACAGAGCATTACAAAAACATAGCAACTGAAAAGTACTTGTGTTGATGCTTAGTGCAACTGACCTGAACTGACCTGGTGTTAGCAAATTCC encodes the following:
- the LOC112247891 gene encoding EGF-like repeat and discoidin I-like domain-containing protein 3, coding for MPLPERGVLARAVRVICKCQDGFDGVHCQNNVNDCANQPCQNGGSCRDLNGDFNCRCPSPYVGKHCQLRCISLLGMEGGGIAESQISASSVHYGFLGLQRWGSELARLNNKGLVNAWTSASYDRNPWIEINMQRKMRFTGIVTQGASRMGSAEFIKAFKVASSLDGRTYTMYRLDRQTKDTVFVGNVDNDSTKTNLFDPPIISQYFRIIPVVCRKACTLRFELVGCELNVYSNTAGCSEPLGMKSRLLSDRQISASSVYRTWGIEAFTWQPHYARLDKQGKTNAWTADTTKRTEWLQVDLESPKKITGIITQGAKDFGAVQFVSAFKVSYSDDGQFWSIVKDDVTSTDKIFSGNSDNNVHKKNLFEPPFYARFVRILPWAWHGRITLRMELLGCDE